The sequence gctgagataggagaatcacttgaacccggtaggcaagatcgtaccattgcactctggcctgggcgacacagtgagactccatgtttcaccatgtgagactccatctttttttgggggaggggggaaactagctgggtgtggtggcgtgtgcctgtagtcccagctacttaggaggctgaggcaggaagatcgcttgaacccaggaggtcaatgcTGTAGACAGTggtgatcacagcactgcactccagtccgggggacagagcaagagccgatttaaaaaaaaaaaaaaaaaaaatcgacatGGCCCCTAAAACCTTTTGCTTTCCACCAGGGGCATCACCTCTCTAGGCTGACCAAACTTGCAGGtcccccacacccagcctcagccccacagTCCACATCGCAGTTGGGTGAGTGCTCGAAGATGTGGGATCCAAATCCACAGGCGGCTCCCCCACTGTCAGAACAAAGCCCGAAGGCTTCCCCTGGACTGTGAGGTCCCCtcaccctctcacctcagctcaTGCTGCCCCTGCCTCCCTCAATACCCCCACTGTTCCCAGTGTCAGGACCACAGCTCCCCACGTCTAAAAAGTCACCTTCTTATGGCTGAAGTTTCAGTTCCAGGGTCACCTGCTGAGTCCCCCTCCCATAAGCATCTTGGGTAACATATGACCTCTATCACATgaccctgctttattttcttcaaagcatTTCTAAATACCTGAAATTTCCTGTTTGAGATCTACTGCCCTCTCCAACATATAAGCTTCATTCAAACAATATTTACAGAGCAGCTGCCAGGCACCATTTCTGATGCTAGGATGTGGTGTGACAGAATAAATAAAAGCTCTTATTTCCTGGGGCTGAGCTTCTAGGCCATGAATGGGggtggtggggatgatggtgcCAGGCAGCAACACAGGCCATGATAAAACAGAGCCAGGCAAGGGTGTCTCTGTGATTTGAAGGGCAGGGTGGCCTCTGTCCATGCTCAGGATGGTGCCCAGaccccagcacagggcctggcacctgCTCGGACCTGATGAACAGCAGCGCTCACATGTTTGGAGCAGAGGACCTGAGCCCAGCATTGTTCTAAGCATTTCCCagcatttcctcatttatttatttatttttgagatagggtcttgctctgtcacacaagctggagtgcagctccctccagcacgatttcagctcactgcaacctccacctcttgggttcaatcgatcctcccacctcagccttcccagtagctgggattacaggcacctggtaccatgcccagctcatttttgtatttttagtaaagatggggtttcacctgcctcgggcctcccaaagtgctgggattataggctcggCATCTACTCATTTAATATTCACTGAGCAACCCATGAAACAAGAACTGTGACCACTCACGCTCTACAAATGAACAGTACACTGAGGACCAGACAGATCCTAGGACCTGGTCCCTCCCCTGCCATCACTGTGTCAGCTGGCCCAACGCCCTACTGCCTGCTGGGTCACATGCCCAGATGTCGGCATTTAATGGCAGAAATCAACACACACTCCTTGGCTGACAGTGTTCTACCATGCCCAGGTGATCTATCTGTCAcccatgcagtggcatgatctctgctcgctgcaacctctgcctcccaagttcaagtgattctcgtgcctcagcttcccaagtagctgggattacaggtatgcaccaccatgcccgactaacttttgtatttttagtagaggcagggtttcaccatgttggccaggatgttctcaaactcctgacgtcaagtgatccacccgcctctgcctcccaaagcgctgggattacaggtgtgaaccaccgtgcccagcccggtCATGCTTATTCTTAAGCATAGGGTAGCAGTGTGGGGAAACAGCTGCTCTTAGGTGTTCACTCTGTATCCTCCAGGGACTGCCCGTTGGCATCCACACTGCCCTGTGCCTTATCGGGTATTCCCGAGAGTGAATTATTCCTGAGAAGCAGCTCTGGTTCCAACTGTTCCACAGCTGAGGAGACAGGGAGTGAGGGAGCtatgcatggctggggagatACCTAAACAGGGGATGCCTCCACAACTCCCCCACTCTGTACCCTGACCTCCCGCGTCTTTCCTACACTTTCTGCCCCGTCTCACCTTCAGGGCACAGGAAGGGTCAGCAGCCACAGCTGTGGACCACCCACCACCGGGGCCCCACCAAGCCACAGCAGAGCCTGGAGTTGAGCAGACAAATCTTTATTCCTGAGGCTAAATATGTACCAGTTCCCTCCCCGTAACCAGCCACTGCCAGCCTGACTGCAGGCCCTGTCCCAGACCTGGAGCACTGAACTTGGAGTCCCAGGACCTCCTTCCCtgagttgtgtgtgtgtacatggagGGGACTCCCGGGTAGCACCTGGAGGCGGCTTAGGGTTGAGGGGCTTCTCAAGGGTGCCCTGTCACAACCTCCAGAGGTGCAGTCTCGGGCAGGATGCAGCATGTTCAGAGTCTGGTGACCTGAGTGGGCAGAGGAGGGAAGGCTCCAGTTTCCAAAGGACACAGACCAACCCCCACCCCTAGGAACAGCTTTATCCAAAGACAGTGGGGAAAGCACTGGGCCCACTGGGGACAAAACCATGGCCACCAGGAAAGACTCCCTGGAGCTGGACCCAGGGTGGGGAGAAGCAATAGATTAACAAAAAAGAGCTCAGCAGGCCAGAGGTAGGCTCACCGAAACAGGGCTGTCGGGGACAGGCCTCGGGTGTTGGAGGGCAAAGGTGACAGCATCATGGACAGAAGCAAAGAGATGCTTCTTGGTGATGGATGCATCGAAGAAGTGCCCGGCCTCAAGCTGGCTGACCACAGGGCCTGTGGGCAAGAAGTAGGCCTCCCCTGACTCTCAGAACCTCCAGGAACTCAACTCCCAGGAGAAAACAGAATGCCCTGACCTCACCACCTGAGGCTCCAGCTGAATCCACATCACTTGTAACCCTGGACTCCTGTCTCCCAGGACACCTCTGACCTCCAGTTCCAGAGAAAGACTTTTTTCCTTGTGCTACTTGGAAAACCCCTTGGCCAAAAGCATCCTACCCTCTTCCCAGGTCCCTCCTGCTGTTCCCACCCTACTCACTGTGGCAGGCCGCCATGTACACCTCTACCTCGATATCCCGGAAGTCGTGGAAAATCTGTAGCGGAAAAGGGGGCCAGCCTCAGAGGAAGGCTCAGGGACGTAGAGGGGGGCTCGGGCAGGCTTGGGGAGGGAGTTTAGATGGGGAGCTTTGAGGGTTTGGGGAGTCAGAGTCTCGGAGTGCTCTCAGGGCAAATTACAGGGTCAGTGGGGAAGCTCGAGGGGCCTTGGCCTGCCCCCATCCTTACATTCTTCAGGCTCTTGAGGCACACAGTGTCCACGAAGGAGAGGGCACCCAGGTCCAGGATGAGGCTGTGGAAGTCTGGCTGAGGCAGGCCCAGGGCCTTCAGTGTGGACCCATCTGGGGCCTTGGAGTCTTCTTGACCATTGGCTGTTGCATCTTCCATCTTATCTCCTGAGCTCACCTGCTGGGGAGCCAGACATGCTGCCAGGGCCACCCATGAGAGGGTGAAGGCAGGACCGGCCACACACAGACATGCGGGAACACGCAAGGTCAGATGGGGAGCATGCATGGGACACATAAGGACACAAACATGGGGGAGTCACATAGGTATGCAAAGACAGGAAGGACAGATGTATGGGGACACTCAGGAGGGCACACCCAGACATGCTCTGCTACCTCCTGGGCCGAGGCTGCACAGGGACATGAGAAAGCACGGTGCTGGGAGACCCTGTCCCATTCTCATCAGCcagggctgagtggggaggggcccaggagcaggccAGAATAGACACAGGCATCCACATGAAACACACGCAGACACCTCAGCACCCTACCCTGTCTGAGTCTCTAAGTTTGGCATCCTCTTTGACccctatatattttttcagagatggggtctcgcttcATTGTCCAGACTGAACATAGTGGTTATTCACAGGCACCATTAGAGCGCACTGCAGCCCcgagcttctgggctcaaatgcTTTTCCCGCCTTAgcatcccaaagagctgggactgcaggtgcgcaccaccacgcctgcctttGACCCCTTGATTTTCTCCCATACACCCAATCCTTTTCCTCTACCCATAAGCAGACTCGGGGGGGAGTCTTGTGGCATCTACAAATTCAAGGTCTTCGTCTAGGCCTGAGAATCTAAGCCTAGATTCTGTGGCATATCATGAATTTCCCTGCAGAATATCTGATCCAGCCCCAACAACTCCTGCCATTGGCCCACAGCTGCTGGGTCCATGGCACTCCTCATGAGACGTGTGGATCCTGCATCTCTGCAGCTCACAGCTGtcccctcctctcccacctccagcctcaCCATCACCTTGCAGTCCTCAACGTTGTTGCTCCTCATGTCTTCAAGGCTGGTGTTGACGTTAATGGAAACTGAAGCGCCCTTGGAGGAGGCAGCCTACACCAGGGAAGACAGGGAATGGGAAACAGCTATCCTGGCTGCCATGACAGCCATGTCATGTAGGCCTGGTGATGCCCCCTGGTGTTGGGCAGGTAGGTGGGCCAGGACCAGAAGCTGTGGGACCTGCAGCAACCAGGCTGAAGCTCCTGGAACAGCCATGAAAGAGAAGAGGACTGTGATGGTTCACACTGTCACTGGTTCAGATGATGGGAGAGAAACAAAATGTGACCTAAAGCCTGGACCTGCTAGGGTAGTGAGGCACGGCCCCTGGGAGCATGAGAGCAAAGGGGAAGGGATGAGGAGTGAGGATGAGGGAGGAGTCGGGAGGCCAGGAgaaaggctggggcagggagCAGGGGGCAGCAGACGGGGGTCACCAGACAAAAGGGGCCCTGCCTGTTTCTGaagcttcttctctttctgcAGTTGCTTCAGCTTCAGCTGCTCCCGCTTCTTGAGCAGTTTCTTCTTCTGGGAGATGAGGAAGTCGACATCCACACCGCACTGGAGGCAAACGTCAGAGAAGGGTTGGTGAGCTCTCGGGGAGCTGGGGCCTGACACCCATCCTGGGGACCCCACCTCACCCTCTGCTTCAGCGCATCACTGTAGAAGTCAGCGTTGGCAAAGTACACGGTGGCCGAGGAGCGGAAGACCTTCACTCCCGGGACTTCCTTGGCCTGGGGATGAGGCAGAACTGGTGGTGGCTGAATCTCCTCTCTCCGGGCTGCATCCGTTCTCCTGCCTTTCCTTTCCTAGTGTGCCCAGTGCCTGCCACCGCCCAGCCCTCTGCTCCCCAGGCTGCAGTCCAGGCCCTCCCAGGGGCTTGGGCCACAAGCCCGGTGGTGTCATCCCCATTCCCGCACCATGCCTttccctccccacctctcctGCCACCACCCAGGCAGCCTTCACAGGCTCTTAACCTTTCTCCTGGGTTTCCAAACCCTGCCTTGTGATCTGTTTTCTGCACCCAGAGGTCCTCCTAGGCTGTCACACCAACCAGaccttccccacctcccaccccattcAGGTCACAGCCCAGGTCTCTGCTGGGCTCCAGGCCTGCATGGTAACGGCTGGGCTGCCCCCCTCATCCTCTCCCATGTCTCAGACCCCTTAGTTCCTCCCCACACTGCCTAATCGCACTGCGCCCATGTTGCAAGGAGCAGCCTTGTTTTATTCCAGAGCCCCCCACCTATGTTCCTAGCACTTGGCCCAATTTATCTCTCAGGAGATAAATGGATGACTGAGGACTTAATAACCCCTCTGATCAGATCAGGAAATGCCTCCCTTCCATCCTGGTGCCCCAGGGAGCTGCCACTCCGGCTCTCTAACCCAGGGCTGCTCTGCAGGTGGAGCTTGTGCTGTTGACTCCATGACagacccctccccagccccagaccCATCTCTGTCCACTCTCCCTCTGTGCCTTCATACCTCTAGAGGGGGTCGTAGAACCAAACTCCTCCCTTGAAATCCCAAAGACCAAACCAAAGTGTCCTCAGCCCCCAGTGCCCTGGCCAAGTGTGGAACGAATCCACAAAGTCTCATTCTTCCTCCATCTCCCCATCCACGTCATTCCGCTCAGCCCCTGCCACTCACCTCTGAGTACTCTGCCACATCTCTGTAAATATCCGTGTCTGGCACCTGCCCCAGGATAGAGTAGTGGGGCCTGTGGAGGAGAGAAAGAATGCAAGAAGAGGGGGCAGAAAAAGGGGATAACAGAGGGGTCCAAAGGAGCCTAAAGTCCCCCAGAGATGTGGGGAAAGCTGCAGGGAGCCCTGTGGCACTCCCTCACTAGCTGGAATGAGGGGACCAACATGGGGGACTCACATCTGTGTCCGGACCACCACAAGCAGTAGGGAGAAGACGACCGAAACCATCAGGCCAAGGTCCAGGTTCAGCAGGATGGTGGCTGCGAAGGTCACCAGCCAGATGAGCTGAGAACAGAGGGCAGTGGTCGGCGGGTGGCAAGGAGCCATGGGGCTGCCCAGTCCCTGCCCCGGGCTCCCAGGGCACTCACCAGATCTGCCCGATTGGCTTTCCAGAAGGAGCACACGTCGCTGAGCTGCCGCAGCATGCCCTTCAAGTTCACAATGATGATGGCCGCCAGGACCGCCTGGGGTGGGAACAGTGCCGCCAGGGGCCATTGAGGGCACCCGATGCTGTCTACCCTCCCCATCGAGGCATGGCCAGATTAAGCCCAAGCACTCAGGCAGAACCCGACACAAACCCCCACCCAGCCCCTGACCCTTGtctccaaatctcaccttgaagaTCTCAGCCTTGAAAAACAGGACCTAACCTTGTGTCCCCACCCCTCACCTGAACCTAGACTGGCTGATCTGAGTCCTGACCTGGCCAAGACCTGAAGCCTGGCTGGGTGGGGGCTTACCTTGGGCAGGTCACGAAAGAGTTCCCCAAGTTTGACAATGATGAGGAGGATGAAAAGGGAAGAGATGGCTCCAGCAACCTGTTGggggaggggatgaggaggggCGAGACCCCCTTCCCCAGGCAAGGCATGTCCACACCCATGCCCACACCCAAAACCCACCTGCGAGTTGCCCCCGGTGCTCTCCTGTACCAGGCTCCGAGACATAGAGCAACTCACGGGGAAGCACTGGAAGATGCCTCCAATGAGGTTACTGAGGCCCAGGGCCACCAGCTCCTGACGGGGGGCAGTGTGGGTGTAAGGAGACTTCCTAGAAGTGGCTTGTCACTGTCCCACTGTGTCTAGGCCTGTGTATCCCCAATCTCCATCCCCACCAAGCGGCCCCCAGAGACTGGATGCTGTCCCACACGTCCTACTCTCCCATCCTCAGTCCCCCACGTGGCCTCAGCACATCTGCTGTCTCCCCATGTCCCACCTGTTCCTCCCCCACCCGTTGCTGGCGCTTCCATACACTTGGATGCCTCCTACACATCCTGCATCACCCAGACCTGGTTGCTGTCCACCCGGTAGCCATGCCTCAGGGCGAAGATCTTCCCCAGCGAGATGGCAATGGCGAACCCAACCACAGCGATGGTGAAGGCGCTGCCCACGAGCTTTGAGAACAGCTGGGTGTTGGGGGCCACTGGGGGCACCAGCCTGTGAGAGGCATCTGTGAGGCCAAAGCAAGGTCCTGGCCTGGCTGCCCAAGCCTCCCTGACCTGACGGACGCCAGAGCTCACCCTGCAGAGATGTTGCCCACGACATCTACCCCAAATATGTGCTTCAGACCCATGCCATAGGAGATGCCTGTGGCCCCGATGAGCTGTGGGAGAGGACAGAGTCAGGGAGGCAGGTGCTGGCATCATGGTCGGGGGACATGTAAACCACTGTGGGGTGAGGAGGGAGACACTGGGCAAAACCTTCAGAGGTGGGAAAAAGTCACATAGGGTGAGAGACGGTCAACACCATTTCGACTATGGGGAGAGGCTGTCAGGGGCAGGAAGAAACCAACACAGGGGCTTTCTGCTGTGCCCCCCACAATACCCAAGAATCCCCCCAGTCCCCCTCCAGCTGGCCTTCAAATATAGGAGGCTGCCCACGTGGCAGGGACCCAGCCTGTCCTGTCCTTCTCCCCTACCCCCCACTTTCTGGCCCTCGAACCATGAGCAGCTCCCCGGGTATCGGCATGGGCAGCTGCCGCCGCAGCTTGTCATTCAACAGCTTCACCACCAGGAGCACAACCCCAGCCACAGCTGCAGTGACCACCGTGCTGACCTTGCTCTGGGGCAGCTTCCGGCAGACCTCCAGCACTGTCTGAGGAGAGGCCAGGTCACAGCCAGCGCTCAAGGCCATGGGGCACACCtacccctccctccccctgccctcacTCACATAGATGAGGGACAGTGGCCCAGAGTGGCTGCTCAGATGGAGGC is a genomic window of Macaca mulatta isolate MMU2019108-1 chromosome 2, T2T-MMU8v2.0, whole genome shotgun sequence containing:
- the SLC26A6 gene encoding solute carrier family 26 member 6 isoform X13, which translates into the protein MGLADASGPRDTQALLSATQAVELRRRDYHMERPLLNQEHLEELGRWGSAPRTRQWRTWLQCSHARARALLLQHLPVLVWLPRYPVRDWLLGDLLSGMSVAIMQLPQGLAYALLAGLPPVFGLYSSFYPVFIYFLFGTSRHISVGTFAVMSVMVGSVTESLAPQTLNDSTINETTRDAERVRVASTLSVLVGLFQVGLGLIHFGFLVTYLSEPLVRGYTTAAAVQVFVSQLKYVFGLHLSSHSGPLSLIYTVLEVCRKLPQSKLIGATGISYGMGLKHIFGVDVVGNISAGLVPPVAPNTQLFSKLVGSAFTIAVVGFAIAISLGKIFALRHGYRVDSNQELVALGLSNLIGGIFQCFPVSCSMSRSLVQESTGGNSQVAGAISSLFILLIIVKLGELFRDLPKAVLAAIIIVNLKGMLRQLSDVCSFWKANRADLLIWLVTFAATILLNLDLGLMVSVVFSLLLVVVRTQMPHYSILGQVPDTDIYRDVAEYSEAKEVPGVKVFRSSATVYFANADFYSDALKQRCGVDVDFLISQKKKLLKKREQLKLKQLQKEKKLQKQAASSKGASVSINVNTSLEDMRSNNVEDCKVSSGDKMEDATANGQEDSKAPDGSTLKALGLPQPDFHSLILDLGALSFVDTVCLKSLKNIFHDFRDIEVEVYMAACHSPVVSQLEAGHFFDASITKKHLFASVHDAVTFALQHPRPVPDSPVSVTRL
- the SLC26A6 gene encoding solute carrier family 26 member 6 isoform X25, with product MSVMVGSVTESLAPQTLNDSTINETTRDAERVRVASTLSVLVGLFQVGLGLIHFGFLVTYLSEPLVRGYTTAAAVQVFVSQLKYVFGLHLSSHSGPLSLIYTVLEVCRKLPQSKVSTVVTAAVAGVVLLVVKLLNDKLRRQLPMPIPGELLMLIGATGISYGMGLKHIFGVDVVGNISAGLVPPVAPNTQLFSKLVGSAFTIAVVGFAIAISLGKIFALRHGYRVDSNQELVALGLSNLIGGIFQCFPVSCSMSRSLVQESTGGNSQVAGAISSLFILLIIVKLGELFRDLPKAVLAAIIIVNLKGMLRQLSDVCSFWKANRADLLIWLVTFAATILLNLDLGLMVSVVFSLLLVVVRTQMPHYSILGQVPDTDIYRDVAEYSEAKEVPGVKVFRSSATVYFANADFYSDALKQRCGVDVDFLISQKKKLLKKREQLKLKQLQKEKKLQKQAASSKGASVSINVNTSLEDMRSNNVEDCKVMQVSSGDKMEDATANGQEDSKAPDGSTLKALGLPQPDFHSLILDLGALSFVDTVCLKSLKNIFHDFRDIEVEVYMAACHSPVVSQLEAGHFFDASITKKHLFASVHDAVTFALQHPRPVPDSPVSVTRL
- the SLC26A6 gene encoding solute carrier family 26 member 6 isoform X20 — encoded protein: MERPLLNQEHLEELGRWGSAPRTRQWRTWLQCSHARARALLLQHLPVLVWLPRYPVRDWLLGDLLSGMSVAIMQLPQGLAYALLAGLPPVFGLYSSFYPVFIYFLFGTSRHISVGTFAVMSVMVGSVTESLAPQTLNDSTINETTRDAERVRVASTLSVLVGLFQVGLGLIHFGFLVTYLSEPLVRGYTTAAAVQVFVSQLKYVFGLHLSSHSGPLSLIYLIGATGISYGMGLKHIFGVDVVGNISAGLVPPVAPNTQLFSKLVGSAFTIAVVGFAIAISLGKIFALRHGYRVDSNQELVALGLSNLIGGIFQCFPVSCSMSRSLVQESTGGNSQVAGAISSLFILLIIVKLGELFRDLPKAVLAAIIIVNLKGMLRQLSDVCSFWKANRADLLIWLVTFAATILLNLDLGLMVSVVFSLLLVVVRTQMPHYSILGQVPDTDIYRDVAEYSEAKEVPGVKVFRSSATVYFANADFYSDALKQRCGVDVDFLISQKKKLLKKREQLKLKQLQKEKKLQKQAASSKGASVSINVNTSLEDMRSNNVEDCKVSSGDKMEDATANGQEDSKAPDGSTLKALGLPQPDFHSLILDLGALSFVDTVCLKSLKNIFHDFRDIEVEVYMAACHSPVVSQLEAGHFFDASITKKHLFASVHDAVTFALQHPRPVPDSPVSVTRL
- the SLC26A6 gene encoding solute carrier family 26 member 6 isoform X19, which produces MERPLLNQEHLEELGRWGSAPRTRQWRTWLQCSHARARALLLQHLPVLVWLPRYPVRDWLLGDLLSGMSVAIMQLPQGLAYALLAGLPPVFGLYSSFYPVFIYFLFGTSRHISVGTFAVMSVMVGSVTESLAPQTLNDSTINETTRDAERVRVASTLSVLVGLFQVGLGLIHFGFLVTYLSEPLVRGYTTAAAVQVFVSQLKYVFGLHLSSHSGPLSLIYLIGATGISYGMGLKHIFGVDVVGNISAGLVPPVAPNTQLFSKLVGSAFTIAVVGFAIAISLGKIFALRHGYRVDSNQELVALGLSNLIGGIFQCFPVSCSMSRSLVQESTGGNSQVAGAISSLFILLIIVKLGELFRDLPKAVLAAIIIVNLKGMLRQLSDVCSFWKANRADLLIWLVTFAATILLNLDLGLMVSVVFSLLLVVVRTQMPHYSILGQVPDTDIYRDVAEYSEAKEVPGVKVFRSSATVYFANADFYSDALKQRCGVDVDFLISQKKKLLKKREQLKLKQLQKEKKLQKQAASSKGASVSINVNTSLEDMRSNNVEDCKQVSSGDKMEDATANGQEDSKAPDGSTLKALGLPQPDFHSLILDLGALSFVDTVCLKSLKNIFHDFRDIEVEVYMAACHSPVVSQLEAGHFFDASITKKHLFASVHDAVTFALQHPRPVPDSPVSVTRL
- the SLC26A6 gene encoding solute carrier family 26 member 6 isoform X18; amino-acid sequence: MERPLLNQEHLEELGRWGSAPRTRQWRTWLQCSHARARALLLQHLPVLVWLPRYPVRDWLLGDLLSGMSVAIMQLPQGLAYALLAGLPPVFGLYSSFYPVFIYFLFGTSRHISVGTFAVMSVMVGSVTESLAPQTLNDSTINETTRDAERVRVASTLSVLVGLFQVGLGLIHFGFLVTYLSEPLVRGYTTAAAVQVFVSQLKYVFGLHLSSHSGPLSLIYLIGATGISYGMGLKHIFGVDVVGNISAGLVPPVAPNTQLFSKLVGSAFTIAVVGFAIAISLGKIFALRHGYRVDSNQELVALGLSNLIGGIFQCFPVSCSMSRSLVQESTGGNSQVAGAISSLFILLIIVKLGELFRDLPKAVLAAIIIVNLKGMLRQLSDVCSFWKANRADLLIWLVTFAATILLNLDLGLMVSVVFSLLLVVVRTQMPHYSILGQVPDTDIYRDVAEYSEAKEVPGVKVFRSSATVYFANADFYSDALKQRCGVDVDFLISQKKKLLKKREQLKLKQLQKEKKLQKQAASSKGASVSINVNTSLEDMRSNNVEDCKVMQVSSGDKMEDATANGQEDSKAPDGSTLKALGLPQPDFHSLILDLGALSFVDTVCLKSLKNIFHDFRDIEVEVYMAACHSPVVSQLEAGHFFDASITKKHLFASVHDAVTFALQHPRPVPDSPVSVTRL
- the SLC26A6 gene encoding solute carrier family 26 member 6 isoform X7, yielding MERPLLNQEHLEELGRWGSAPRTRQWRTWLQCSHARARALLLQHLPVLVWLPRYPVRDWLLGDLLSGMSVAIMQLPQGLAYALLAGLPPVFGLYSSFYPVFIYFLFGTSRHISVGTFAVMSVMVGSVTESLAPQTLNDSTINETTRDAERVRVASTLSVLVGLFQVGLGLIHFGFLVTYLSEPLVRGYTTAAAVQVFVSQLKYVFGLHLSSHSGPLSLIYTVLEVCRKLPQSKVSTVVTAAVAGVVLLVVKLLNDKLRRQLPMPIPGELLMLIGATGISYGMGLKHIFGVDVVGNISAGLVPPVAPNTQLFSKLVGSAFTIAVVGFAIAISLGKIFALRHGYRVDSNQELVALGLSNLIGGIFQCFPVSCSMSRSLVQESTGGNSQVAGAISSLFILLIIVKLGELFRDLPKAVLAAIIIVNLKGMLRQLSDVCSFWKANRADLLIWLVTFAATILLNLDLGLMVSVVFSLLLVVVRTQMPHYSILGQVPDTDIYRDVAEYSEAKEVPGVKVFRSSATVYFANADFYSDALKQRCGVDVDFLISQKKKLLKKREQLKLKQLQKEKKLQKQAASSKGASVSINVNTSLEDMRSNNVEDCKVMVSSGDKMEDATANGQEDSKAPDGSTLKALGLPQPDFHSLILDLGALSFVDTVCLKSLKNIFHDFRDIEVEVYMAACHSPVVSQLEAGHFFDASITKKHLFASVHDAVTFALQHPRPVPDSPVSVTRL
- the SLC26A6 gene encoding solute carrier family 26 member 6 isoform X27; the encoded protein is MSVMVGSVTESLAPQTLNDSTINETTRDAERVRVASTLSVLVGLFQVGLGLIHFGFLVTYLSEPLVRGYTTAAAVQVFVSQLKYVFGLHLSSHSGPLSLIYTVLEVCRKLPQSKVSTVVTAAVAGVVLLVVKLLNDKLRRQLPMPIPGELLMLIGATGISYGMGLKHIFGVDVVGNISAGLVPPVAPNTQLFSKLVGSAFTIAVVGFAIAISLGKIFALRHGYRVDSNQELVALGLSNLIGGIFQCFPVSCSMSRSLVQESTGGNSQVAGAISSLFILLIIVKLGELFRDLPKAVLAAIIIVNLKGMLRQLSDVCSFWKANRADLLIWLVTFAATILLNLDLGLMVSVVFSLLLVVVRTQMPHYSILGQVPDTDIYRDVAEYSEAKEVPGVKVFRSSATVYFANADFYSDALKQRCGVDVDFLISQKKKLLKKREQLKLKQLQKEKKLQKQAASSKGASVSINVNTSLEDMRSNNVEDCKQVSSGDKMEDATANGQEDSKAPDGSTLKALGLPQPDFHSLILDLGALSFVDTVCLKSLKNIFHDFRDIEVEVYMAACHSPVVSQLEAGHFFDASITKKHLFASVHDAVTFALQHPRPVPDSPVSVTRL
- the SLC26A6 gene encoding solute carrier family 26 member 6 isoform X6, producing the protein MERPLLNQEHLEELGRWGSAPRTRQWRTWLQCSHARARALLLQHLPVLVWLPRYPVRDWLLGDLLSGMSVAIMQLPQGLAYALLAGLPPVFGLYSSFYPVFIYFLFGTSRHISVGTFAVMSVMVGSVTESLAPQTLNDSTINETTRDAERVRVASTLSVLVGLFQVGLGLIHFGFLVTYLSEPLVRGYTTAAAVQVFVSQLKYVFGLHLSSHSGPLSLIYTVLEVCRKLPQSKVSTVVTAAVAGVVLLVVKLLNDKLRRQLPMPIPGELLMLIGATGISYGMGLKHIFGVDVVGNISAGLVPPVAPNTQLFSKLVGSAFTIAVVGFAIAISLGKIFALRHGYRVDSNQELVALGLSNLIGGIFQCFPVSCSMSRSLVQESTGGNSQVAGAISSLFILLIIVKLGELFRDLPKAVLAAIIIVNLKGMLRQLSDVCSFWKANRADLLIWLVTFAATILLNLDLGLMVSVVFSLLLVVVRTQMPHYSILGQVPDTDIYRDVAEYSEAKEVPGVKVFRSSATVYFANADFYSDALKQRCGVDVDFLISQKKKLLKKREQLKLKQLQKEKKLQKQAASSKGASVSINVNTSLEDMRSNNVEDCKVMQVSSGDKMEDATANGQEDSKAPDGSTLKALGLPQPDFHSLILDLGALSFVDTVCLKSLKNIFHDFRDIEVEVYMAACHSPVVSQLEAGHFFDASITKKHLFASVHDAVTFALQHPRPVPDSPVSVTRL
- the SLC26A6 gene encoding solute carrier family 26 member 6 isoform X12 is translated as MGLADASGPRDTQALLSATQAVELRRRDYHMERPLLNQEHLEELGRWGSAPRTRQWRTWLQCSHARARALLLQHLPVLVWLPRYPVRDWLLGDLLSGMSVAIMQLPQGLAYALLAGLPPVFGLYSSFYPVFIYFLFGTSRHISVGTFAVMSVMVGSVTESLAPQTLNDSTINETTRDAERVRVASTLSVLVGLFQVGLGLIHFGFLVTYLSEPLVRGYTTAAAVQVFVSQLKYVFGLHLSSHSGPLSLIYTVLEVCRKLPQSKLIGATGISYGMGLKHIFGVDVVGNISAGLVPPVAPNTQLFSKLVGSAFTIAVVGFAIAISLGKIFALRHGYRVDSNQELVALGLSNLIGGIFQCFPVSCSMSRSLVQESTGGNSQVAGAISSLFILLIIVKLGELFRDLPKAVLAAIIIVNLKGMLRQLSDVCSFWKANRADLLIWLVTFAATILLNLDLGLMVSVVFSLLLVVVRTQMPHYSILGQVPDTDIYRDVAEYSEAKEVPGVKVFRSSATVYFANADFYSDALKQRCGVDVDFLISQKKKLLKKREQLKLKQLQKEKKLQKQAASSKGASVSINVNTSLEDMRSNNVEDCKQVSSGDKMEDATANGQEDSKAPDGSTLKALGLPQPDFHSLILDLGALSFVDTVCLKSLKNIFHDFRDIEVEVYMAACHSPVVSQLEAGHFFDASITKKHLFASVHDAVTFALQHPRPVPDSPVSVTRL